Proteins encoded in a region of the Triticum dicoccoides isolate Atlit2015 ecotype Zavitan chromosome 3A, WEW_v2.0, whole genome shotgun sequence genome:
- the LOC119267177 gene encoding fasciclin-like arabinogalactan protein 11 translates to MAAMQRLVLLLSVAIAASAQGPAVAPAAPTTPTTPAAPAPAAGTTNITGVLAKAGQFNTFIRLLKSTGVAAQIDNQLNNSFGSGMTVFAPTDNAFTSLASGTLNSLSDSQKNALIQYHVLSTAIPMSQFDTVSNPLRTQAGSTSPGQYPLNVTAEGQQVNITTGVVNATVDNTLYTGDQLVVYQVNKVLLPMAIAGTPAPAPAPLAPTKTKGKTPTSTVADAPEAEASTDTSLAAPARIVTGGGVAVVHVLGLLACVWWGLL, encoded by the coding sequence ATGGCAGCCATGCAGAGACTTGTGCTCCTTCTGTCCGTGGCGATCGCGGCGTCGGCGCAGGGCCCGGCGGTGGCGCccgcggcgccgacgacgcccacgaccccggcggcgcccgctccTGCCGCCGGCACGACGAACATCACGGGGGTGCTGGCCAAGGCCGGGCAGTTCAACACCTTCATCCGGCTGCTCAAGTCGACGGGCGTGGCGGCGCAGATCGACAACCAGCTCAACAACAGCTTCGGCAGCGGCATGACGGTGTTCGCGCCCACCGACAACGCCTTCACCTCGCTCGCCTCCGGCACGCTCAACTCGCTCTCCGACAGCCAGAAGAACGCGCTCATCCAGTACCACGTCCTCTCCACCGCCATCCCCATGTCGCAGTTCGACACCGTCAGCAACCCGCTCCGCACGCAGGCCGGCAGCACCTCCCCGGGCCAGTACCCGCTCAACGTCACCGCCGAGGGCCAGCAGGTCAACATCACCACCGGGGTCGTCAACGCCACCGTCGACAACACGCTCTACACCGGCGACCAGCTCGTCGTCTACCAGGTCAACAAGGTGCTCCTGCCCATGGCCATCGCCGgcacgcccgcgcccgcgcccgcgccgctCGCGCCCACCAAGACCAAGGGGAAGACGCCCACCTCGACGGTCGCCGACGCGCCCGAGGCCGAAGCGTCGACGGACACGTCCCTCGCGGCGCCCGCGCGGATCGTCACAGGGGGTGGTGTCGCGGTGGTTCACGTGCTTGGCCTCCTAGCCTGCGTCTGGTGGGGGCTGCTGTGA